In the genome of Rhodococcus sp. B50, one region contains:
- a CDS encoding DnaB-like helicase N-terminal domain-containing protein yields MTVTDQTDLDRYLSADEFAPPDADTETLLLCALLFATRAAAADIVDLLTTDDFHQPLHAELFDAIAALMNTGHPHDPQWSWPTSSATVGSPVTTVADSPTP; encoded by the coding sequence ATGACCGTCACCGACCAGACCGATCTCGACCGCTACCTCAGCGCCGACGAGTTCGCGCCCCCAGACGCCGACACCGAAACCCTGCTGCTGTGCGCGCTGCTGTTCGCCACCCGCGCCGCAGCCGCCGACATCGTGGACCTGCTCACCACCGACGACTTCCACCAGCCACTCCACGCCGAATTGTTCGACGCCATCGCCGCACTGATGAACACCGGCCACCCCCACGACCCGCAATGGTCCTGGCCCACCTCGAGCGCCACGGTCGGCTCGCCGGTCACCACGGTCGCCGACTCGCCTACGCCCTGA
- a CDS encoding ParB/RepB/Spo0J family partition protein, which produces MNNGSTAEFATLDPADLLTDSNIRHDLRLTDAFRESIAEQGVLTPITVCRTAAGPLRVLTGHRRTAAALEAGLTQIPALIVGDEGAGTDAAVERLVTQWSENEHRAAITNGERLALFETLADHGLTSTKIARRTKAPRTEIEAALTLRDTEQRDAVQRGELTIEQAAALAEFGDDPAAVRRIEWAIASGRLDHALAAERLRRTERNAALARTEAYLAEHSIAAVPLGALHERVGEGPVSWSSASPTKKATRPPSKKSPPSDTSGCTSTAAHLFDRESGDEIDADYIVDELPDGDAREEWMIPRENSSKPTRPRCTGTSSISKTPLGAPGGDTPAPPSSNRNKVPRTAQLSGVK; this is translated from the coding sequence ATGAACAACGGAAGCACCGCCGAATTCGCCACCCTCGACCCCGCTGACCTGCTCACCGACTCCAACATCCGCCATGACCTGCGCCTGACCGATGCCTTCCGCGAGTCGATCGCAGAGCAAGGAGTTCTGACCCCCATCACTGTGTGCCGCACCGCCGCCGGACCCCTGCGCGTGCTCACCGGCCACCGCCGCACCGCCGCAGCCCTCGAGGCCGGACTGACCCAGATCCCCGCCCTCATCGTCGGCGACGAAGGCGCTGGCACCGACGCCGCCGTCGAACGGCTCGTCACCCAGTGGAGCGAGAACGAACACCGCGCCGCGATCACCAACGGCGAACGCCTGGCCCTGTTCGAGACCCTGGCCGACCACGGACTGACCTCCACCAAGATCGCCCGTCGCACCAAGGCGCCCCGCACCGAGATCGAGGCGGCCCTGACCTTGCGCGACACCGAGCAGCGCGACGCTGTGCAACGAGGCGAGCTGACCATCGAACAAGCCGCCGCCCTCGCCGAGTTCGGCGACGATCCCGCCGCCGTCCGCCGCATCGAGTGGGCCATCGCCAGCGGACGACTCGACCACGCACTCGCCGCCGAACGGTTGCGCCGCACCGAACGCAACGCCGCACTGGCCCGCACCGAGGCGTACCTCGCAGAACACTCCATCGCCGCCGTGCCGCTTGGTGCTCTTCACGAGAGAGTGGGGGAGGGACCAGTCAGCTGGTCGAGCGCGTCACCGACGAAGAAGGCAACACGCCCGCCATCGAAGAAGTCGCCGCCCTCGGACACCTCGGGCTGTACGTCTACAGCTGCCCACCTTTTCGACCGCGAGAGCGGCGACGAGATCGACGCGGACTACATCGTGGACGAGCTACCCGACGGCGATGCCCGCGAGGAATGGATGATTCCCCGCGAGAACTCGTCGAAACCCACGAGACCACGCTGTACTGGCACGTCGTCAATATCGAAGACACCCCTTGGCGCACCTGGTGGGGACACCCCCGCCCCGCCGAGCTCGAACAGGAACAAAGTGCCGAGGACCGCGCAGCTCAGCGGCGTGAAGTGA
- a CDS encoding DUF3560 domain-containing protein has protein sequence MGTQHHRAWYIPHSRDRAPHLARIEHTAAALRAAGYDVETDIDTTLRDGTDAHQDRNERLTDRAAALAAKAERKATAAAAAHARHDHACAALPEGGEPIKVGHHSERRHRRALDRAHTTARASIEADAAARSAAESARIAARSTDYRYTPAVIHRRIERQSAELRSIERHLTKYRAAGHTAETSNHMHQLELTKPNSSATSNTGPQYAPNRTPPTAPSSTAAPTYAPDASSTAPAPGTR, from the coding sequence ATGGGGACGCAGCATCACCGCGCCTGGTACATCCCGCACAGCCGCGACCGCGCCCCCCACCTCGCCCGCATCGAACACACCGCCGCCGCCCTGCGCGCCGCCGGCTACGACGTCGAAACCGACATCGACACCACCCTCCGCGACGGCACCGACGCCCACCAGGACCGCAACGAGCGTCTGACCGACCGCGCCGCCGCCCTCGCAGCCAAGGCCGAACGCAAGGCCACCGCCGCCGCCGCCGCCCACGCACGCCACGACCACGCCTGTGCCGCACTGCCCGAAGGCGGAGAACCCATCAAAGTGGGACATCACAGCGAACGACGCCACCGCCGCGCCCTCGACCGCGCCCACACCACCGCCCGCGCCTCGATCGAAGCCGACGCCGCCGCCCGCTCAGCCGCCGAATCCGCCCGCATCGCCGCCCGCAGCACCGATTACCGCTACACCCCCGCAGTGATCCACCGCCGCATCGAACGACAGAGCGCCGAACTACGCAGCATCGAACGCCACCTCACCAAGTACCGCGCTGCCGGACACACCGCCGAGACCAGCAACCACATGCACCAACTCGAACTCACAAAGCCGAACTCGAGCGCGACATCGAATACTGGACCGCAGTACGCGCCGAACAGGACGCCACCGACGGCCCCAAGCTCTACAGCCGCGCCGACCTACGCCCCGGATGCTTCGTCAACTGCTCCGGCACCTGGCACAAGGTGA
- a CDS encoding ParB family protein yields MTEASRTPRPKLGFHTDQAERIRAAYLGTRAVLPPSTFSEFLETAVLETIERLEAEHNNGHSWDARPPGKSSPPPRPASAAGIAPDRFSVAHPHALRTR; encoded by the coding sequence ATGACCGAGGCGTCACGCACACCGCGCCCCAAACTCGGGTTCCACACCGACCAGGCCGAACGCATCCGCGCTGCCTACCTCGGCACCCGCGCAGTCCTCCCGCCGAGCACCTTCAGCGAATTCCTCGAGACCGCCGTCCTCGAGACAATCGAACGACTCGAAGCCGAACACAACAACGGCCACAGCTGGGACGCCCGGCCACCGGGGAAGTCAAGTCCACCGCCCAGACCGGCGTCGGCCGCTGGAATCGCACCTGACCGGTTCTCAGTCGCACATCCTCATGCGTTGAGGACACGATGA
- a CDS encoding replication initiation protein, which translates to METAGESLLTDEQWGNEVLLPHRPFATNQLEHGQYRMSRDQALMMRYIQHSPHALLGSIVIDCDHPDAAMRAFEKPSDHPTPSWVAQSPSGRAHLGWWLGDHRVCRTDSARLTPLRYAHRIERGLCISVGGDFSYGGQLTKNPIHPEWETIYGPGDPYSLRDLATIYTPRQAPRRPDRSVGLGRNVTMFDTARKWAYPQWWHHRHGTVDQWLQLVLQRCHGINSEFADPLPFIEVRATAYSIGKWIWRNFDEGTFRARQAARGSKGGKVMSSAKREANRKRATKFDLATALEFAR; encoded by the coding sequence ATGGAAACGGCGGGGGAGTCCCTTCTCACTGACGAGCAGTGGGGAAACGAGGTGCTACTGCCGCATCGGCCGTTCGCGACGAACCAACTCGAGCACGGTCAGTACCGAATGAGCCGTGACCAGGCATTGATGATGCGCTACATCCAGCACTCTCCACACGCGTTGCTCGGATCGATCGTCATCGACTGTGACCACCCCGATGCGGCGATGCGGGCGTTCGAGAAACCGTCGGATCATCCGACGCCGAGCTGGGTCGCGCAGTCTCCCTCCGGGCGGGCGCACCTGGGTTGGTGGCTGGGCGACCATCGAGTCTGCCGTACCGACTCGGCGCGGTTGACTCCGCTGCGCTATGCCCATCGCATCGAGCGAGGTCTGTGTATCTCCGTCGGCGGAGACTTCTCCTACGGTGGGCAGCTGACCAAGAACCCGATCCACCCTGAATGGGAAACCATTTACGGTCCAGGGGATCCGTACTCGTTGCGGGATCTGGCGACCATCTACACACCTCGTCAGGCTCCGCGCCGGCCCGACCGCTCCGTGGGTCTGGGCCGCAATGTGACGATGTTCGACACTGCCCGTAAGTGGGCGTACCCACAGTGGTGGCACCATCGTCATGGCACCGTAGACCAGTGGCTCCAACTGGTTCTTCAGCGTTGTCACGGAATCAACAGCGAGTTCGCCGACCCTCTTCCTTTCATCGAGGTCCGTGCCACGGCGTACTCCATCGGCAAGTGGATCTGGCGTAACTTCGATGAGGGGACGTTCCGGGCGCGCCAGGCAGCACGTGGGAGCAAGGGCGGCAAGGTCATGAGCTCTGCCAAACGGGAAGCAAACAGGAAGCGGGCCACCAAGTTCGATCTGGCGACAGCATTGGAGTTCGCGCGATGA
- a CDS encoding sigma factor-like helix-turn-helix DNA-binding protein: MSGSAQAQQRRSITAKELARRLGSSERTARRLVAEPRDQFLERAERRRKQVVELREQGMKYREIAEKLEMSTGAVGRILHDARKLEG; encoded by the coding sequence ATGAGCGGCAGTGCCCAGGCACAACAACGGCGGTCCATCACCGCAAAGGAGCTGGCACGCCGGCTCGGCTCGTCGGAGCGCACTGCACGTCGCCTGGTTGCCGAACCCCGAGACCAATTCCTCGAACGCGCAGAACGCCGACGCAAGCAGGTGGTCGAACTTCGCGAGCAGGGGATGAAGTACCGCGAGATCGCCGAGAAACTGGAGATGTCGACCGGAGCGGTGGGTCGGATACTGCATGATGCCCGCAAGCTCGAGGGGTAG
- a CDS encoding replication protein, producing the protein MRQIITFARSETGIKICHEHRIAPDKFIAAANAHAAYADESTGRSLTAARDTLAEYAGISTDVLDRARQILRRIGAAVELVRGRYLTIAERIEASLTHGGKQLRAASVWALTSKFTANSSVYPQFPNHADLPENPLGSTGISRSQVLTNARATRRARASAKTEGDPRPLHAQIAAARLADRLGPTMPEYRGVDRNGHYVPGTTHHHVGAIADALTAAGIDTTRWTGDDVADQITEFRRDRSLPHLASPTAFLRWQLRALADVWSGPTPTERRTEIQDRRAAERRAELDRRAAHPPASDDTRATALAEIRQILLQRSGKRTRTRGDRFDRHRY; encoded by the coding sequence ATGCGCCAGATCATCACCTTCGCCCGCAGCGAGACCGGCATCAAAATCTGCCACGAGCACCGCATCGCCCCGGACAAGTTCATCGCCGCCGCCAACGCTCACGCCGCTTACGCCGACGAATCCACCGGCCGCAGCCTCACCGCCGCCCGCGACACCCTCGCCGAATACGCCGGCATCAGCACCGACGTCCTCGACCGCGCCCGCCAGATCCTTCGCCGCATCGGAGCCGCCGTCGAGCTCGTCCGCGGCCGCTACCTCACCATCGCCGAACGCATCGAAGCCAGCCTCACCCACGGCGGAAAACAACTTCGCGCAGCTTCCGTATGGGCCCTGACCAGCAAGTTCACTGCCAACTCTTCTGTTTATCCCCAGTTTCCGAATCATGCGGATCTACCGGAGAACCCTTTGGGTTCTACAGGTATCTCTCGTTCTCAAGTACTCACCAACGCGCGCGCTACGCGCCGCGCCCGGGCTTCGGCGAAGACCGAGGGTGACCCACGACCCCTGCACGCTCAGATCGCCGCAGCGCGCCTGGCCGACCGACTCGGTCCCACGATGCCCGAATACCGCGGCGTGGATCGGAATGGCCACTACGTCCCCGGAACCACCCATCACCACGTCGGAGCCATCGCCGATGCCCTGACCGCCGCAGGCATCGACACCACCCGATGGACCGGCGACGACGTAGCCGACCAGATCACCGAGTTCCGCCGCGACCGCAGCCTCCCACACCTAGCGTCCCCGACCGCTTTCCTGCGCTGGCAGCTCCGTGCCCTCGCCGATGTGTGGTCAGGGCCTACCCCCACCGAGCGCCGCACTGAGATCCAGGACCGCCGCGCCGCGGAACGTCGCGCCGAACTCGACCGGCGTGCTGCTCATCCTCCGGCCAGCGACGACACCCGTGCCACCGCTCTCGCCGAGATCCGGCAGATACTGCTCCAGCGCTCGGGCAAGCGCACCAGGACCCGCGGGGACCGCTTCGACCGGCACCGCTACTGA
- a CDS encoding toxin-antitoxin system HicB family antitoxin, which produces MAQPHKGDRAAMTLRIPAELHEQLRNDAKDAKVALSQYVADLLALQAGRPDLAREIKAVTV; this is translated from the coding sequence ATGGCACAGCCGCATAAAGGCGACCGCGCCGCGATGACTCTACGCATCCCCGCTGAGCTGCACGAACAGCTCCGCAACGATGCCAAGGACGCCAAGGTCGCGCTGTCCCAATACGTCGCCGACCTGCTCGCACTACAAGCCGGTCGACCGGATCTTGCCCGCGAGATCAAGGCGGTGACCGTGTAA
- a CDS encoding GAF domain-containing protein yields MVILNEWHLVETLVGGEMSVVSCGGVVKDWASVTRHVQPAPDLPVTPIIDEVIRTRRPVTLDLRSRKGAQKAFHIEALPVLGPSGEAHGVQVWVGEPGRVPTPPRIAAGIAWSLERMVIGQTVEASMMSGVLPEEHVPERTPAEYIAKAVKFDDSASLFELGIDPVHGRRWEAPMSVLHADGRVMRWYCWGKGRTDPGNVGLRLLWHDVSDTTSPELPTLSELGMQEMLRSAGVYTGVFVADLAVLTMWLPDAPPWVSWRNVKGGNEIVHPDDRHVLADALATFRSGDTAPRCVDARLRSESGWRAAKLSISPYPGPLSDRLVLVQISTIPDEFDAATEDCRDPIAGCEAGRLVPDYRL; encoded by the coding sequence ATGGTGATTCTCAACGAGTGGCATCTGGTCGAAACGTTGGTCGGCGGCGAGATGTCCGTTGTCAGCTGCGGCGGCGTAGTCAAGGATTGGGCGTCGGTGACCCGGCATGTTCAGCCGGCCCCGGACCTTCCGGTCACGCCGATCATCGACGAGGTGATCCGCACTCGACGGCCGGTGACGCTCGATCTGCGCTCGCGCAAGGGGGCGCAGAAGGCGTTCCACATCGAGGCGCTGCCCGTTCTCGGCCCCAGCGGGGAGGCGCACGGTGTCCAGGTGTGGGTGGGTGAGCCCGGCCGGGTTCCCACCCCACCTCGAATCGCAGCTGGGATTGCGTGGAGTCTCGAGCGGATGGTGATCGGCCAGACGGTCGAAGCATCGATGATGTCCGGGGTGCTTCCTGAAGAGCACGTTCCGGAGCGAACTCCTGCGGAGTACATTGCCAAGGCGGTGAAGTTCGACGATTCGGCGTCGTTGTTCGAGCTGGGCATCGATCCGGTGCACGGTCGCCGGTGGGAGGCTCCGATGTCGGTTCTGCACGCCGACGGTCGGGTGATGCGCTGGTACTGCTGGGGCAAGGGCCGTACTGATCCGGGCAACGTGGGATTGCGGCTGTTGTGGCACGACGTCTCCGATACGACGTCACCGGAGTTGCCGACGTTGAGCGAGCTGGGAATGCAGGAGATGCTGCGATCAGCGGGGGTCTACACCGGAGTCTTCGTCGCCGATCTCGCCGTTCTGACGATGTGGCTGCCGGATGCTCCACCGTGGGTGTCCTGGCGAAACGTCAAGGGCGGAAACGAGATCGTGCATCCCGACGACCGGCATGTGCTGGCCGATGCACTGGCAACGTTCCGTTCGGGGGATACCGCACCTCGGTGCGTCGATGCTCGTCTGCGTTCGGAATCGGGCTGGCGGGCAGCGAAATTGTCGATCAGCCCGTATCCCGGCCCTCTCAGCGACCGTCTCGTGCTCGTTCAGATTTCAACGATTCCGGATGAATTCGATGCGGCCACAGAGGATTGCAGGGATCCGATCGCGGGGTGCGAGGCGGGTAGGTTGGTCCCGGACTATCGGCTGTGA
- a CDS encoding helix-turn-helix transcriptional regulator codes for MTRRPLRGFDRERLIDLRTEKGYTRGDLARFAEVSVAAVRAWESGQATPQVDRLARVAAALDVPMSELVRISPHDRYLGDLRAQAGLTQPQLALQAGISTASLSSLELGETSLREPVAERLARALGVDTAEVRAAYERARTRPPGAPV; via the coding sequence ATGACGAGACGGCCTCTTCGGGGATTCGACCGGGAGAGGCTGATCGATCTGCGGACGGAGAAGGGTTACACCCGTGGTGACCTGGCGAGGTTCGCCGAAGTGAGCGTGGCGGCCGTGCGAGCCTGGGAGTCCGGGCAGGCGACCCCGCAGGTGGACCGTCTGGCCCGTGTCGCTGCCGCCCTCGACGTTCCGATGTCCGAGCTGGTGCGGATATCCCCGCACGACCGGTATCTGGGCGATCTGCGCGCCCAGGCCGGCCTGACCCAGCCCCAGCTGGCGCTGCAAGCCGGCATTTCCACGGCCTCGCTCAGCAGCCTCGAGCTGGGGGAAACCTCGCTGCGAGAGCCGGTAGCCGAACGACTGGCCCGAGCTCTGGGAGTGGACACAGCCGAGGTCCGCGCCGCCTACGAACGGGCCCGCACCCGACCGCCGGGCGCACCCGTCTGA
- a CDS encoding insoluble domain protein, which produces MAQYNGYSGGYNSGYSGYSVPAPQAPVVVEGPTLPIEAPVNKMRFGRVIFDQPNWVSDVDADKTNRTTAVVEAMVTDYHRSTGMETEEAEKIASAQVAGTAVGAATGFGTGCLAAGVPTALAVSTVAGIVGAGAGTMVPLPIPGVAPVTSGVAATAAGAAAGFGLGCAVGGGLGALGGGLAGYGVGTAYGAGEDATPIETEVPDIEAEQVTEQVDTTLAQWSEDPIGAAAVDAVQTFATETAPAIDEQVRDFVQAQPGGEQVIEQVDQALDSFFTDATPGLTSRLVSEAVGLGLGAPAPAVDA; this is translated from the coding sequence ATGGCGCAGTACAACGGCTATTCGGGCGGCTACAACTCCGGCTACTCCGGCTACAGCGTTCCTGCTCCGCAGGCGCCGGTCGTGGTGGAAGGCCCGACCCTGCCGATCGAGGCTCCGGTCAACAAGATGCGTTTCGGCCGGGTGATCTTCGACCAGCCGAACTGGGTCTCGGACGTCGATGCCGACAAGACCAACCGCACGACCGCAGTGGTCGAGGCGATGGTCACCGACTACCACCGATCGACCGGCATGGAGACCGAAGAGGCCGAAAAGATCGCCTCGGCCCAGGTTGCAGGCACGGCCGTAGGTGCAGCGACCGGCTTCGGCACCGGCTGCCTCGCGGCTGGTGTCCCGACCGCACTGGCAGTGAGCACGGTCGCGGGCATCGTCGGGGCTGGAGCAGGCACGATGGTGCCTCTGCCGATTCCGGGGGTTGCTCCCGTGACCTCGGGCGTTGCCGCTACCGCCGCTGGTGCGGCGGCCGGATTCGGACTCGGATGCGCGGTCGGTGGTGGACTGGGCGCACTCGGCGGCGGTCTGGCCGGGTACGGGGTCGGCACGGCTTACGGCGCGGGCGAGGATGCCACGCCGATCGAAACCGAGGTGCCCGACATCGAGGCCGAACAGGTCACAGAACAGGTCGACACCACGCTCGCGCAGTGGTCGGAGGATCCCATCGGTGCGGCTGCGGTCGACGCTGTGCAGACCTTCGCCACCGAGACCGCACCTGCGATCGATGAGCAGGTCCGCGACTTCGTTCAGGCACAGCCCGGCGGTGAGCAGGTCATCGAGCAGGTCGACCAGGCACTCGACTCGTTCTTCACCGACGCGACGCCGGGGCTGACATCGCGCCTGGTCAGCGAGGCGGTCGGTCTGGGTCTCGGCGCGCCCGCTCCGGCAGTCGACGCCTGA
- a CDS encoding cytochrome P450: METPLLGDLLSIDVAKPVQREMQMAQELGGIFERKILQHRLIVVSGADLVREVNDEEKWAKFLGKPLRKLRVIAGDGLFTAFNSEPNWRKAHNILGPGFGQAAMRGYHDSMLTVVDRLVDSWDTAAAGGEYVDVPKSMTSLTFDVIGRCGFSYDFDSFGRTEPDPFIAAMSRALEYINRSSNDIPILRALFGRAAREQHERDIALMQETVDRIVEERMSSGEQRGDLLD, translated from the coding sequence ATGGAGACGCCTCTGTTGGGTGATCTGCTCAGCATCGACGTGGCGAAGCCGGTTCAGCGTGAGATGCAGATGGCGCAGGAACTCGGGGGGATCTTCGAGCGCAAGATCCTCCAGCACCGGCTGATCGTGGTCTCCGGCGCCGATCTGGTGCGCGAGGTCAACGACGAGGAGAAGTGGGCGAAGTTCCTCGGCAAGCCGCTCCGCAAGCTTCGTGTCATTGCCGGCGACGGGCTGTTCACCGCGTTCAACTCCGAACCGAACTGGAGGAAGGCCCACAACATCCTCGGTCCGGGATTCGGCCAGGCCGCGATGCGCGGCTATCACGACTCGATGCTCACGGTCGTCGACCGGCTGGTCGACAGCTGGGACACCGCCGCAGCCGGCGGCGAGTACGTGGACGTGCCGAAGAGCATGACGTCGCTGACCTTCGACGTCATCGGACGTTGCGGTTTCAGCTACGACTTCGACTCGTTCGGCCGCACCGAACCCGATCCGTTCATCGCAGCGATGAGCCGGGCGCTCGAGTACATCAACCGCTCGTCGAACGACATTCCGATCCTGCGTGCTCTGTTCGGTCGCGCGGCGCGTGAGCAGCACGAACGCGACATCGCGCTGATGCAGGAGACGGTCGATCGCATCGTCGAGGAGCGGATGAGCTCCGGTGAGCAGCGCGGCGATCTGCTGGACTGA
- a CDS encoding GAF domain-containing protein, whose protein sequence is MVILNEWHLVETLVGGEMSVVSCGGVVKDWASVTRHVQPAPDLPVTPIIDEVIRTRRPVTLDLRSRKGAQKAFHIEALPVLGPSGEAHGVQVWVGEPGRVPTPPRIAAGIAWSLERMVIGQTVEASMMSGVLPEEHVPERTPAEYIAKAVKFDDSASLFELGIDPVHGRRWEAPMSVLHADGRVMRWYCWGKGRTDPGNVGLRLLWHDVSDTTSPELPTLSELGMQEMLRSAGVYTGVFVADLAVLTMWLPDAPPWVSWRNVKGGNEIVHPDDRHVLADALATFRSGDTAPRCVDARLRSESGWRAAKLSISPYPGPLSDRLVLVQISTIPDEFDAATEDLQGSDRGVRGG, encoded by the coding sequence ATGGTGATTCTCAACGAGTGGCATCTGGTCGAAACGTTGGTCGGCGGCGAGATGTCCGTTGTCAGCTGCGGCGGCGTAGTCAAGGATTGGGCGTCGGTGACCCGGCATGTTCAGCCGGCCCCGGACCTTCCGGTCACGCCGATCATCGACGAGGTGATCCGCACTCGACGGCCGGTGACGCTCGATCTGCGCTCGCGCAAGGGGGCGCAGAAGGCGTTCCACATCGAGGCGCTGCCCGTTCTCGGCCCCAGCGGGGAGGCGCACGGTGTCCAGGTGTGGGTGGGTGAGCCCGGCCGGGTTCCCACCCCACCTCGAATCGCAGCTGGGATTGCGTGGAGTCTCGAGCGGATGGTGATCGGCCAGACGGTCGAAGCATCGATGATGTCCGGGGTGCTTCCTGAAGAGCACGTTCCGGAGCGAACTCCTGCGGAGTACATTGCCAAGGCGGTGAAGTTCGACGATTCGGCGTCGTTGTTCGAGCTGGGCATCGATCCGGTGCACGGTCGCCGGTGGGAGGCTCCGATGTCGGTTCTGCACGCCGACGGTCGGGTGATGCGCTGGTACTGCTGGGGCAAGGGCCGTACTGATCCGGGCAACGTGGGATTGCGGCTGTTGTGGCACGACGTCTCCGATACGACGTCACCGGAGTTGCCGACGTTGAGCGAGCTGGGAATGCAGGAGATGCTGCGATCAGCGGGGGTCTACACCGGAGTCTTCGTCGCCGATCTCGCCGTTCTGACGATGTGGCTGCCGGATGCTCCACCGTGGGTGTCCTGGCGAAACGTCAAGGGCGGAAACGAGATCGTGCATCCCGACGACCGGCATGTGCTGGCCGATGCACTGGCAACGTTCCGTTCGGGGGATACCGCACCTCGGTGCGTCGATGCTCGTCTGCGTTCGGAATCGGGCTGGCGGGCAGCGAAATTGTCGATCAGCCCGTATCCCGGCCCTCTCAGCGACCGTCTCGTGCTCGTTCAGATTTCAACGATTCCGGATGAATTCGATGCGGCCACAGAGGATTTGCAGGGATCCGATCGCGGGGTGCGAGGCGGGTAG
- a CDS encoding insoluble domain protein has product MSVSNEDQLVSGTGRHRRRRTTSAVLSTATLAPAAAGLLIAFAPTAAAAPTGDSGGGQAGITSPPQSGGGQAGITSTPPSTSAPTPSTPDPQPAENFWVAPPAEYNRGTRAYNPQTGGGVSMAQYNGYSGGYNSGYSGYSVPAPQAPVVVEGPTLPIEAPVNKMRFGRVIFDQPNWVSDVDADKTNRTTAVVEAMVTDYHRSTGMETEEAEKIASAQVAGTAVGAATGFGTGCLAAGVPTALAVSTVAGIVGAGAGTMVPLPIPGVAPVTSGVAATAAGAAAGFGLGCAVGGGLGALGGGLAGYGVGTAYGAGEDATPIETEVPDIEAEQVTEQVDTTLAQWSEDPIGAAAVDAVQTFATETAPAIDEQVRDFVQAQPGGEQVIEQVDQALDSFFTDATPGLTSRLVSEAVGLGLGAPAPAVDA; this is encoded by the coding sequence ATGTCCGTATCCAACGAAGATCAGCTGGTTTCCGGCACCGGCAGACACCGGCGCCGCCGAACGACCAGTGCGGTGCTCAGCACCGCGACTCTGGCACCGGCGGCAGCCGGGTTGCTCATTGCCTTTGCGCCGACGGCAGCAGCAGCGCCGACCGGCGACTCCGGCGGCGGGCAGGCAGGGATCACGTCCCCGCCGCAGTCCGGTGGTGGTCAGGCGGGCATCACCTCCACGCCCCCCTCAACTTCTGCTCCTACACCCTCGACTCCTGATCCGCAGCCCGCCGAGAACTTCTGGGTAGCGCCTCCGGCCGAGTACAACCGCGGCACCCGCGCCTACAACCCGCAGACCGGCGGCGGTGTGTCGATGGCGCAGTACAACGGCTATTCGGGCGGCTACAACTCCGGCTACTCCGGCTACAGCGTTCCTGCTCCGCAGGCGCCGGTCGTGGTGGAAGGCCCGACCCTGCCGATCGAGGCTCCGGTCAACAAGATGCGTTTCGGCCGGGTGATCTTCGACCAGCCGAACTGGGTCTCGGACGTCGATGCCGACAAGACCAACCGCACGACCGCAGTGGTCGAGGCGATGGTCACCGACTACCACCGATCGACCGGCATGGAGACCGAAGAGGCCGAAAAGATCGCCTCGGCCCAGGTTGCAGGCACGGCCGTAGGTGCAGCGACCGGCTTCGGCACCGGCTGCCTCGCGGCTGGTGTCCCGACCGCACTGGCAGTGAGCACGGTCGCGGGCATCGTCGGGGCTGGAGCAGGCACGATGGTGCCTCTGCCGATTCCGGGGGTTGCTCCCGTGACCTCGGGCGTTGCCGCTACCGCCGCTGGTGCGGCGGCCGGATTCGGACTCGGATGCGCGGTCGGTGGTGGACTGGGCGCACTCGGCGGCGGTCTGGCCGGGTACGGGGTCGGCACGGCTTACGGCGCGGGCGAGGATGCCACGCCGATCGAAACCGAGGTGCCCGACATCGAGGCCGAACAGGTCACAGAACAGGTCGACACCACGCTCGCGCAGTGGTCGGAGGATCCCATCGGTGCGGCTGCGGTCGACGCTGTGCAGACCTTCGCCACCGAGACCGCACCTGCGATCGATGAGCAGGTCCGCGACTTCGTTCAGGCACAGCCCGGCGGTGAGCAGGTCATCGAGCAGGTCGACCAGGCACTCGACTCGTTCTTCACCGACGCGACGCCGGGGCTGACATCGCGCCTGGTCAGCGAGGCGGTCGGTCTGGGTCTCGGCGCGCCCGCTCCGGCAGTCGACGCCTGA